From the Acidilutibacter cellobiosedens genome, one window contains:
- a CDS encoding DUF881 domain-containing protein — protein sequence MGRLSKINVIFFVSCLSIGMALSMQAKQHLESYTPVTLKSIQVSKNDIAALNGEIGEMKELVEKKKKELSLVKSVDKGNKSIEELLTEEVSDAKAQSGYTDMEGPGIVIKMRDNQDKEIVGYSVDYDIIHDVDILNIFNDLRSAGAEAISINGQRIMSTSEIKCGGPIIRVNGKSVGTPFVIKAIGDPKLLYAAINAPNSYAYNLKNVFKIEVESRIEDSVEIPAYSKDVDYKFAKPEKEGE from the coding sequence ATGGGAAGATTATCGAAGATTAATGTTATATTTTTTGTATCATGCCTATCTATCGGAATGGCGTTATCTATGCAGGCAAAGCAGCACCTGGAAAGCTATACTCCTGTTACTTTGAAGTCCATACAAGTTTCTAAGAATGATATAGCTGCTCTTAATGGAGAAATTGGAGAGATGAAAGAACTGGTTGAAAAAAAGAAGAAAGAACTTAGCTTAGTGAAAAGTGTAGATAAAGGAAATAAAAGCATAGAAGAACTGTTAACAGAAGAAGTATCTGATGCAAAGGCCCAATCCGGATATACGGATATGGAGGGTCCGGGGATAGTAATAAAGATGAGAGATAATCAGGATAAAGAAATAGTCGGATACTCAGTTGATTATGATATTATTCATGATGTGGATATTTTAAATATATTTAATGATTTAAGAAGTGCCGGGGCTGAAGCTATCAGTATTAACGGACAGAGGATTATGTCTACGTCGGAGATAAAATGCGGAGGTCCTATAATAAGAGTAAACGGGAAAAGCGTAGGTACCCCTTTTGTGATAAAAGCCATAGGGGATCCTAAATTACTATATGCCGCTATAAATGCTCCAAACAGTTATGCTTATAACTTAAAAAATGTTTTTAAAATTGAAGTTGAATCGCGGATAGAGGATTCGGTTGAGATACCGGCTTATTCTAAAGATGTTGATTATAAATTTGCAAAACCTGAAAAAGAAGGTGAATAA
- the ftsA gene encoding cell division protein FtsA: MGELITSVDIGTSKVCVIIAEIDKSKQIRIIGVGISPCYGVKKGIVVDIEDTSKAVSYALEQAENMADIEVDNAYVNIAGGYTKFTKNKGVIAVSNENREINSDDVKRVLNSATIISIPQNQQIIDIIPLQYIIDGYDEIRDPIGMTGIRLEADVDIVTASATTVLNIVKSVNGAGLEVLGIVAEPLATSESVLTEDEKELGVLLIDIGAGTTDVSLFKNGSLIYNFLVPIAGNHITNDISIGFRIPYKESEDIKRKYGLNFNPNVNKKRIIEVTPIGSDERINITNAELSEIIEARVNEIIEIIYKELFKRGFVKDILAGIVLTGGGIGYFPKGVDLTKKMFELPVRIGKPDYIGIQEPIYSTAAGLINYSLKRKFNYYVEYNNVHNKKTSSKANSNKGLLSFLKKVWEEYF, translated from the coding sequence ATGGGGGAACTGATTACTTCAGTTGATATAGGAACATCTAAAGTTTGTGTAATAATTGCCGAGATAGATAAGAGTAAGCAAATTCGAATAATCGGAGTTGGAATCAGTCCTTGCTATGGTGTAAAAAAGGGCATCGTGGTAGATATAGAAGATACGTCGAAAGCCGTTTCTTATGCATTAGAGCAGGCAGAGAATATGGCAGATATAGAAGTTGATAATGCTTATGTTAATATTGCCGGAGGATACACAAAATTTACAAAAAATAAAGGAGTTATAGCTGTTTCTAATGAAAATAGAGAAATAAATTCCGATGATGTAAAAAGAGTTTTAAATTCAGCAACCATAATATCAATTCCTCAAAATCAGCAAATAATAGATATTATACCATTACAGTATATAATTGACGGATACGATGAAATAAGAGATCCCATAGGAATGACGGGAATTAGACTTGAAGCTGATGTAGATATTGTTACCGCTTCCGCTACTACTGTGCTTAATATTGTTAAAAGTGTAAATGGAGCAGGATTGGAAGTTCTTGGAATAGTAGCTGAACCATTAGCCACATCCGAGTCGGTACTGACTGAGGATGAGAAAGAATTAGGTGTATTACTTATAGATATAGGAGCAGGAACTACTGACGTGTCCTTATTTAAAAATGGGAGCCTGATTTATAATTTCTTAGTACCTATAGCCGGGAACCACATAACTAATGATATATCAATCGGTTTTAGAATACCATATAAGGAAAGTGAAGATATAAAAAGAAAATATGGTTTGAATTTTAATCCGAATGTTAATAAAAAAAGGATTATTGAGGTAACTCCTATCGGTTCTGATGAAAGAATAAATATTACTAATGCGGAATTGAGTGAAATAATTGAAGCAAGGGTTAATGAAATAATTGAAATTATCTATAAGGAATTGTTTAAAAGAGGATTTGTCAAAGACATATTGGCCGGAATCGTATTGACGGGAGGTGGAATTGGCTATTTTCCAAAAGGAGTAGATTTAACGAAGAAAATGTTTGAGCTGCCTGTAAGAATAGGCAAACCGGATTACATAGGAATACAAGAGCCTATTTATTCAACTGCAGCTGGGCTTATAAATTATTCTTTAAAGAGGAAATTTAATTATTATGTAGAATATAATAATGTACATAATAAGAAGACAAGCAGTAAAGCAAATTCTAATAAAGGATTATTATCATTTTTAAAAAAAGTCTGGGAGGAATATTTTTAA
- a CDS encoding DUF881 domain-containing protein, producing the protein MKKGQLSIGLVCILLGVILSIQFKTVSETVGEGVLPTQRAQQLAADLKKLQKERDDLQKELDTLESKIKQYEKGESDNNSYTEGLYNELEKYRTLAGYIDMKGPGVIFEIDDPPMDVQFGQGNSIVYDTDIIIQIISILNSADAEAISINDQRYTSFTEIVQANDHLEINGVSVGPPIVIKAIGDPSVLESALSIKGGIKYYLENNTDYKVQLKQDQNVSIPKYRKIKNFTFAKPVQETAN; encoded by the coding sequence ATGAAAAAAGGTCAATTATCTATAGGTTTGGTTTGTATTTTGTTAGGGGTAATATTGTCCATTCAATTTAAAACCGTATCTGAGACGGTAGGAGAAGGAGTACTTCCAACTCAGAGAGCACAGCAGCTGGCTGCTGATCTTAAAAAATTACAAAAAGAAAGAGATGATCTCCAGAAGGAATTAGACACTTTAGAATCTAAGATAAAACAATACGAAAAGGGAGAGTCAGACAATAACTCATATACCGAGGGGTTATATAATGAGTTGGAGAAATACAGAACTCTTGCAGGATATATTGATATGAAAGGCCCAGGAGTAATATTCGAAATAGATGATCCTCCGATGGATGTACAGTTTGGTCAAGGAAATAGTATAGTATATGATACGGATATAATAATTCAAATCATAAGTATTTTAAACTCTGCGGATGCGGAAGCCATATCAATTAATGATCAAAGATATACTTCCTTTACCGAGATAGTTCAGGCTAATGATCATTTGGAAATAAACGGAGTTTCCGTAGGGCCGCCAATAGTTATTAAAGCCATAGGGGATCCTTCCGTGTTGGAATCTGCATTGTCTATAAAAGGCGGAATTAAATATTATCTTGAGAATAATACGGATTATAAAGTTCAATTAAAACAGGACCAAAACGTATCAATACCAAAATATAGAAAAATCAAGAATTTTACTTTTGCTAAGCCGGTTCAGGAGACAGCTAATTAG
- the ftsZ gene encoding cell division protein FtsZ: MFDFDMEVEEYAKIKVIGVGGGGNNALNRMIECGVKGVDFIAINTDRQALFASKSDTKIQIGEKLTRGLGAGANPEIGMKAAEESRNEISDSIKGADMIFITAGMGGGTGTGAAPIVAEIAKELGILTVGVVTKPFTFEGRRRMIHAEKGVEDLKTKVDTLVTIPNDRLLQVAEKKTTMVQAFMMADEILKQGIQGISDLIAVPALINLDFADVKTIMLNQGIAHMGIGRAQGENRAVEAAKQAIQSPLLETSIEGAKAVLLNLTGGADLGIFEVNEAADLIRESVDQDANIIFGAGIDESLKDEIKITVIATGFENQKSERKFLKSDKLGADSRVKAKEEAATSQYDLDDLDIPTFLRRKDK; encoded by the coding sequence GTGTTTGACTTTGATATGGAAGTAGAAGAATATGCGAAAATAAAAGTAATAGGTGTAGGCGGCGGTGGCAATAACGCATTAAACAGAATGATTGAATGTGGTGTTAAAGGAGTAGACTTTATTGCGATTAATACCGATAGACAAGCCCTTTTTGCGTCAAAATCCGATACGAAAATTCAAATTGGAGAAAAGCTCACTCGAGGATTGGGAGCAGGAGCAAACCCTGAAATAGGAATGAAAGCAGCAGAAGAGAGCAGAAATGAGATTTCCGATTCCATCAAAGGTGCCGATATGATATTTATTACAGCAGGAATGGGTGGAGGAACCGGTACGGGAGCTGCACCTATAGTTGCTGAAATAGCAAAAGAATTAGGGATTTTAACAGTAGGGGTTGTAACAAAGCCATTTACTTTTGAAGGCAGAAGAAGGATGATTCATGCGGAAAAAGGCGTTGAAGACTTAAAGACCAAGGTAGATACTTTAGTTACCATACCTAATGATAGACTGCTTCAGGTGGCGGAAAAAAAGACCACTATGGTTCAGGCTTTCATGATGGCAGATGAAATACTTAAACAAGGCATACAAGGTATTTCTGATTTAATAGCGGTTCCGGCACTGATTAATCTGGATTTTGCCGATGTAAAGACTATAATGTTAAATCAAGGAATTGCTCATATGGGTATAGGCAGAGCCCAAGGAGAAAACAGGGCCGTTGAAGCCGCTAAGCAAGCTATTCAGAGTCCGCTCCTTGAAACATCTATAGAAGGAGCAAAGGCGGTTCTTTTAAATCTTACAGGTGGAGCAGATCTTGGTATATTTGAGGTTAATGAAGCAGCAGATTTAATACGAGAATCCGTAGATCAAGACGCAAATATTATTTTTGGAGCAGGAATAGATGAAAGTTTAAAAGATGAAATTAAGATTACGGTTATAGCCACAGGATTTGAAAATCAGAAAAGCGAAAGAAAGTTTCTTAAATCCGATAAACTCGGAGCAGATTCGAGGGTTAAAGCTAAGGAAGAAGCTGCCACATCTCAGTATGATTTAGATGATTTGGATATACCGACGTTTTTAAGGAGAAAAGATAAATAA
- the murA gene encoding UDP-N-acetylglucosamine 1-carboxyvinyltransferase, protein MGKYVINGGSRLRGEVNISGAKNSVLPILAATVIGNNTSTIFNIPDLRDVEIMEKILLYIGCRVERTDNIIYVDSTSLDKIDIPEELVREMRSSIILMGAMLSRCGEVNICYPGGCEIGPRPIDLHLKALRQMGAQIEESHGFLLCRSNGLKGCEIQLDYPSVGATENTILAAVTAEGTTVIRNAAREPEIIDLQNYLNKSGAKIFGAGTSVITIEGVKKFQEVKHTVIPDRIVAGTFMTCAAITQGEVIINNVEIEHIQAIMAKLKEAGCLIYSNCTSLKVIGPNKIEPVEMIQTLPYPGFPTDMQAQMMALLSISGGTSIISETVFENRFKHAEELIRMGANIKIIGKVAVVKGVKELTGANVSAKDLRGGASLVLAGLAAKGTTVIDNIFHMERGYENLDEKLRALGADIIKVSS, encoded by the coding sequence ATGGGTAAGTATGTTATTAATGGCGGAAGCAGATTAAGGGGAGAGGTAAATATTTCCGGAGCGAAAAATTCGGTATTGCCGATTTTAGCTGCAACTGTAATAGGAAATAATACAAGTACAATATTTAATATTCCCGACCTTAGAGATGTAGAAATAATGGAAAAGATTTTACTTTATATAGGTTGTCGTGTAGAAAGGACAGATAATATTATATATGTTGATTCAACTTCTCTCGATAAAATAGATATACCGGAGGAATTAGTAAGAGAAATGCGCTCTTCCATAATACTTATGGGTGCTATGCTTTCTCGATGTGGCGAAGTGAATATTTGCTACCCGGGCGGTTGTGAAATAGGCCCAAGGCCTATTGATCTACATTTAAAAGCATTAAGACAGATGGGGGCACAAATAGAAGAATCCCATGGTTTTCTGTTATGTAGAAGTAATGGGTTAAAGGGATGTGAAATTCAGTTAGACTATCCGAGCGTAGGTGCTACAGAAAATACTATATTGGCAGCTGTTACGGCAGAGGGAACTACAGTTATAAGGAATGCAGCAAGGGAACCTGAGATTATAGACTTACAAAATTATTTAAACAAGTCCGGTGCCAAGATATTTGGAGCAGGCACCAGCGTCATAACGATTGAAGGAGTGAAGAAATTTCAGGAAGTAAAACATACGGTTATACCGGATCGAATTGTTGCAGGCACTTTTATGACCTGTGCGGCTATTACTCAAGGAGAAGTAATAATAAACAATGTTGAAATAGAGCATATTCAAGCTATTATGGCTAAGCTTAAAGAAGCAGGGTGTTTGATATACAGCAATTGTACTTCGCTGAAGGTTATTGGTCCTAATAAAATAGAACCGGTAGAGATGATTCAAACTCTTCCGTACCCGGGATTTCCTACAGATATGCAGGCTCAGATGATGGCACTTTTAAGTATATCAGGCGGCACAAGTATTATATCGGAGACTGTATTTGAAAATAGATTTAAACATGCTGAGGAGTTAATAAGGATGGGAGCGAATATAAAGATTATAGGCAAAGTCGCAGTAGTAAAGGGAGTTAAGGAGTTGACGGGAGCAAATGTTTCGGCGAAGGATTTAAGAGGAGGTGCCAGCTTGGTATTGGCAGGTTTAGCAGCTAAGGGAACTACAGTAATAGATAATATATTCCATATGGAAAGAGGATATGAAAATTTAGATGAAAAATTAAGAGCCCTTGGGGCAGATATTATTAAAGTATCATCGTAG
- a CDS encoding cell division protein FtsQ/DivIB, producing MNKIGINKKIEKKAKRKKVGIIFIIFILFLSIFLMITFKTNFFHIKDIDINGNKNLSDLQIINASGIVLKENIMKVNLSYTKKNLLSMPYIKEVKIKRKLPNRIIIDVVEREEKFLIPYMGSYIYLDEDGYILRISPKEGEDKLPLLKGISVEEPQIGEKYKIKDEKNSAEINSFIHDCIKINIIESVAGFDFTDENNVLINLKKGIVVAFGPLDNIKYKLSYLLEILNDVNKKEIKCKYIYFNKGENPIIVTDNN from the coding sequence ATGAATAAAATAGGAATAAATAAAAAAATTGAAAAGAAAGCTAAAAGGAAAAAAGTAGGCATAATATTTATTATATTTATATTATTTCTTTCAATATTTTTAATGATTACTTTTAAAACTAATTTTTTTCATATTAAAGATATAGATATCAATGGAAATAAAAACCTATCCGATTTACAGATTATTAATGCTTCGGGGATTGTCCTTAAGGAGAATATAATGAAAGTAAATTTAAGTTATACTAAAAAAAATCTTCTTAGCATGCCTTATATAAAGGAAGTTAAAATTAAACGAAAATTACCTAACCGGATTATTATAGATGTAGTGGAAAGAGAAGAAAAGTTTCTTATTCCTTATATGGGTTCTTACATTTATTTGGATGAAGACGGATATATATTAAGGATAAGCCCAAAAGAGGGGGAAGACAAACTTCCTCTTCTAAAGGGGATATCAGTTGAGGAACCCCAAATTGGGGAAAAGTACAAGATTAAAGATGAAAAAAATTCAGCCGAAATTAACAGTTTTATACATGATTGCATTAAAATAAATATTATAGAAAGTGTTGCCGGCTTCGATTTTACTGATGAAAACAATGTTCTTATCAATTTAAAAAAAGGGATAGTAGTTGCATTTGGACCCTTAGATAATATAAAATATAAGTTAAGCTATTTGTTGGAAATATTAAATGATGTTAATAAGAAAGAAATTAAGTGTAAATACATTTACTTTAATAAAGGAGAAAATCCTATTATTGTAACCGATAACAATTAG
- the spoIIGA gene encoding sigma-E processing peptidase SpoIIGA, whose translation MYVYVEYLLLENAIINFIILYVTNKVTRTKTNKIRILIAAIVGSLYALVVFYPEFHYLTKFSVKVSVSILMIVIAYNPAKLKTFIKLLAYFYIISFIFAGAGLAVFYILKNSDLTYHKIYFINDFTSQLLIISITFSVLLIRYVFNYFNLKLNKEDVFTEVAVTLRGRKAIFTALVDTGNSLKEPISQKPVVIVEFEAIKNILPLKLQNYYMKNKGFNLDDFTNIMMELKDEIKLRFIPFKSIGKDNGILIGFKPDELDILNEKINRRITQDIVIAIYNNKMSDGEKYKGLLHPEILYKGV comes from the coding sequence GTGTATGTGTATGTTGAATACTTACTCTTAGAGAATGCAATTATAAATTTTATTATATTATATGTTACAAATAAAGTTACAAGAACAAAAACAAATAAAATTAGGATTTTAATTGCGGCAATTGTTGGTTCCCTTTATGCACTAGTGGTATTTTATCCTGAATTCCATTATCTAACGAAATTTTCAGTTAAGGTGTCTGTTTCAATATTGATGATAGTTATAGCTTATAATCCGGCAAAGCTTAAAACGTTTATAAAACTCCTTGCTTATTTTTATATAATTTCATTTATTTTTGCAGGAGCGGGATTAGCTGTATTTTATATTTTGAAAAATAGTGATTTGACTTATCACAAGATATATTTTATAAATGATTTTACGTCTCAACTTCTTATTATAAGCATAACATTTTCCGTATTATTAATAAGATATGTTTTTAACTATTTTAATTTAAAACTTAATAAAGAAGATGTATTTACGGAAGTAGCCGTGACTTTGAGAGGAAGGAAGGCAATATTTACCGCTTTGGTAGATACGGGAAATTCTCTTAAAGAGCCTATAAGTCAAAAACCTGTAGTTATTGTGGAATTTGAAGCTATTAAGAATATACTTCCGTTAAAATTACAAAATTACTATATGAAAAATAAAGGTTTTAATTTAGATGATTTTACAAATATAATGATGGAATTGAAAGATGAAATAAAATTAAGGTTTATACCTTTTAAATCCATAGGGAAAGACAACGGCATACTGATTGGATTTAAACCGGATGAACTGGATATTTTAAATGAGAAGATAAATAGAAGAATAACTCAGGATATAGTAATAGCGATATATAACAACAAAATGTCAGATGGGGAAAAATATAAAGGATTGCTTCATCCGGAGATCTTATATAAGGGGGTATAA
- a CDS encoding small basic family protein, with the protein MFFALIGILIGVIIGLLLPVTYNPAYALYISVAVLACLDSVFGGIRSNLENKFDTKIFISGFFGNALLAAFLAYVGDRLGVPLYYAAIFTFGGRLFDNFARMRRIIISKRRKEE; encoded by the coding sequence ATGTTTTTTGCTTTAATTGGAATTTTGATTGGAGTTATAATTGGTTTATTATTGCCTGTGACTTATAATCCCGCTTATGCTCTTTATATTTCTGTAGCAGTACTTGCGTGTCTCGATTCTGTTTTTGGAGGTATAAGATCAAATTTAGAAAATAAATTTGATACTAAAATATTTATTTCAGGCTTTTTCGGGAACGCTCTATTAGCAGCTTTTTTGGCATATGTTGGAGACAGACTTGGAGTCCCATTATACTATGCGGCGATTTTTACCTTTGGAGGAAGATTATTTGATAATTTTGCAAGGATGAGAAGAATTATCATATCGAAGAGACGCAAAGAGGAATAA
- the sigG gene encoding RNA polymerase sporulation sigma factor SigG encodes MNKKKSTGNNFILKGQNLLKGMKWMHTNKVEICGVNTSKLPVLTNEEMQELFKKIKQGDMEARNKFINGNLRLVLSIIQRFNRRGEYVDDLFQVGCIGLIKAIDNFDTSQNVKFSTYAVPMIIGEIRRYLRDNNPIRVSRSLRDIAYKALQAREHLIYKNSKEPTITEIAGELGIPKEEVVFALDAIQEPISLFEPIYHDSGDAIYVMDQVKDEKSEDEVWLQGITLREALSKLNSREKLILNLRFFEGKTQMEVAEEIGISQAQVSRLEKNALKSMKKYV; translated from the coding sequence GTGAATAAAAAAAAATCTACAGGTAATAATTTTATTTTAAAGGGGCAAAACTTATTGAAAGGAATGAAGTGGATGCATACCAATAAAGTAGAAATTTGTGGAGTAAATACTTCAAAATTACCTGTCCTTACCAATGAAGAAATGCAGGAACTATTTAAAAAAATAAAACAAGGAGATATGGAAGCAAGAAATAAGTTTATAAATGGGAATTTAAGACTGGTCCTAAGCATTATACAAAGGTTCAACAGAAGAGGTGAGTATGTAGACGATTTGTTCCAAGTAGGGTGTATCGGCCTTATAAAAGCTATTGATAATTTTGATACCAGCCAGAACGTTAAATTTTCAACTTATGCGGTGCCTATGATAATAGGAGAAATAAGAAGGTATTTAAGAGATAATAATCCCATAAGAGTAAGCAGATCCTTAAGGGATATTGCTTATAAAGCCCTTCAGGCAAGAGAACACCTTATATATAAGAATTCAAAGGAGCCGACTATAACAGAAATTGCGGGAGAATTAGGTATTCCAAAAGAAGAAGTGGTTTTTGCTTTAGATGCCATTCAAGAGCCTATTTCCTTGTTTGAACCTATATACCACGATAGTGGAGATGCAATATATGTAATGGACCAGGTTAAAGACGAAAAAAGTGAAGATGAAGTTTGGCTTCAGGGAATAACGCTGAGGGAGGCTTTAAGCAAATTAAACAGCAGAGAAAAACTGATATTGAATTTAAGGTTTTTTGAAGGTAAGACTCAAATGGAAGTTGCAGAAGAAATCGGCATCTCTCAAGCTCAAGTATCAAGACTTGAAAAAAATGCTCTTAAAAGTATGAAAAAATATGTGTAA
- the sigE gene encoding RNA polymerase sporulation sigma factor SigE, with product MFINIKYKINKFLFKILYRLGINNIHYIGSGEVLPPPLKPEEELYYVSKLKEDADVKSVLIERNLRLVVYIARKFENTGINIEDLISIGTIGLIKAVNTFNPDKNIKLATYASKCIENEILMFLRRNSKSKAEISFDEPLNVDWDGNELLLSDILGTEGDTIFKFLEEEVDKELLNEAIDKLSNRERKIVELRFGLKNGKEKTQKEVADMLGISQSYISRLEKRIIKRLRKEMMRMV from the coding sequence ATGTTTATAAACATCAAATATAAAATTAATAAATTTCTTTTTAAGATACTTTATAGATTGGGAATCAATAATATACATTATATTGGAAGTGGAGAAGTTCTTCCTCCGCCGTTAAAACCGGAAGAGGAATTGTATTATGTTTCCAAATTAAAAGAAGATGCCGATGTTAAAAGTGTATTGATAGAGAGAAATTTGAGGCTCGTAGTGTATATTGCAAGGAAATTTGAAAATACGGGCATAAATATAGAGGATTTAATATCCATAGGAACTATAGGACTTATAAAAGCAGTTAATACTTTTAATCCTGATAAAAATATAAAATTGGCGACTTATGCTTCAAAATGTATTGAAAATGAAATACTCATGTTTTTGAGAAGAAATAGTAAATCAAAGGCGGAGATATCCTTTGACGAACCATTAAATGTTGACTGGGATGGAAATGAACTTTTACTTTCGGATATATTGGGAACAGAAGGAGATACTATATTTAAATTTTTAGAAGAAGAAGTGGATAAAGAACTTCTCAATGAAGCAATCGACAAATTGTCAAATCGGGAAAGGAAAATAGTGGAATTAAGGTTTGGCCTTAAAAACGGAAAGGAAAAAACTCAAAAGGAAGTGGCGGATATGCTTGGAATATCTCAATCCTATATATCACGGCTTGAAAAAAGAATAATAAAAAGGCTTAGAAAAGAAATGATGAGAATGGTTTAA
- the murG gene encoding undecaprenyldiphospho-muramoylpentapeptide beta-N-acetylglucosaminyltransferase, whose amino-acid sequence MKFLITGGGTGGHIYPALSIANEIKERYKNSDILYVGTKEGLESELVPKEGFKFETIRVEGLPRKLSKESIISSVKLIHGIFDSRKIINKFKPDIIIGTGGYVSGPVVYVGSKKKIPSIIHEQNAFPGITNKILSRYVTKIAVSFHESEKYFKYPGKIVFTGNPIRKSIISVNKEEAFKKLNIDPDIPFILSFGGSGGQKKLNDAMYWVVKKVASHSDVQIMHVTGKRFYSDFAANLKKDGIILKNNIKILPYFFDMPLGLNTASLVITSGGAIAIAELTALGIPSIIIPKSYTAENHQVYNGKAIEKAGAGLLILEKDLTGEKLYESIMKLIKDKNKLYEMSLNSKNIGRTNAASKIVDIVETILK is encoded by the coding sequence ATGAAGTTCTTAATTACCGGGGGAGGAACGGGAGGCCATATCTACCCTGCATTATCTATAGCAAATGAAATCAAAGAGAGATATAAAAATAGCGATATTCTTTATGTCGGAACAAAAGAAGGCTTAGAAAGCGAATTGGTTCCGAAGGAAGGTTTTAAATTTGAAACCATAAGGGTGGAAGGGCTTCCCAGAAAGCTGTCCAAGGAGAGCATTATATCATCTGTAAAGTTAATACATGGTATATTCGATTCAAGAAAAATCATCAATAAATTTAAACCGGATATAATAATAGGTACCGGAGGATATGTGAGCGGACCTGTGGTCTATGTTGGAAGCAAGAAAAAGATACCCAGCATTATTCACGAGCAAAATGCTTTTCCGGGAATCACAAATAAAATATTATCAAGATATGTTACTAAAATAGCAGTCAGCTTTCATGAATCTGAAAAGTATTTTAAGTATCCGGGGAAAATAGTTTTTACAGGAAACCCCATACGTAAGAGTATAATATCTGTTAATAAAGAGGAAGCTTTTAAGAAGTTGAACATTGATCCCGATATTCCCTTTATATTATCTTTTGGAGGAAGCGGAGGGCAAAAAAAATTAAATGATGCAATGTATTGGGTGGTTAAAAAAGTTGCTTCACATTCTGACGTTCAAATAATGCATGTAACAGGCAAGAGGTTTTATAGTGATTTTGCTGCAAATCTTAAGAAAGACGGAATAATATTAAAAAATAATATTAAAATTTTACCTTATTTTTTCGATATGCCTTTAGGGTTAAATACGGCAAGCCTTGTGATTACCAGCGGAGGAGCAATAGCTATTGCGGAATTGACAGCTTTAGGCATTCCCAGTATAATAATTCCCAAGAGTTATACCGCAGAAAATCACCAAGTATATAATGGCAAAGCCATTGAAAAGGCAGGAGCGGGTTTGCTTATTCTTGAAAAAGACTTGACGGGAGAAAAATTATATGAAAGCATCATGAAATTAATAAAAGATAAAAATAAACTTTATGAGATGTCATTAAACAGTAAAAACATTGGTAGAACAAATGCAGCATCTAAGATAGTGGATATTGTAGAGACCATACTTAAATAA